One Streptococcus sp. zg-86 DNA window includes the following coding sequences:
- the ptsP gene encoding phosphoenolpyruvate--protein phosphotransferase, producing MTEMLKGIAASDGVAVAKAYLLVQPDLSFETVTVTDTDAEEARLDAALEASQNELSVIRENAVASLGEEAAAVFDAHLMVLADPEMVGQIKETIRAKKVNAESGLAEVTDMFIAIFEGMDDNPYMQERAADIRDVTKRVLAHLLGVRLPNPAAIAEESIVIAHDLTPSDTAQLDKNFVKAFVTNIGGRTSHSAIMARTLEIAAVLGTNNITEIVKDGDILAVNGITGEVIINPSEEQIATFKEAGEAYAKQKAEWALLKDAQTVTADGKHFELAANIGTPKDVEGVNDNGAEAVGLYRTEFLYMDSQDFPTEDEQYEAYKAVLEGMNGKPVVVRTMDIGGDKELPYFDLPHEMNPFLGFRALRISISETGNQMFRTQLRALLRSSVHGQLRIMFPMVALITEFRAAKAIYEEEKAKLLAEGIPVADDIQVGIMIEIPAAAMLADQFAKEVDFFSIGTNDLIQYTMAADRMNEQVSYLYQPYNPSILRLINNVIKAAHAEGKWAGMCGEMAGDQQAVPLLVGMGLDEFSMSATSVLRTRSLMKQLDTAKMQEYANRALTECATAEEVLALQKEYVNFD from the coding sequence ATGACAGAAATGCTTAAAGGAATTGCAGCATCTGATGGTGTTGCGGTTGCGAAGGCATACCTACTCGTTCAACCAGATTTGTCATTTGAAACTGTTACAGTTACAGATACAGATGCAGAAGAAGCTCGTTTGGATGCTGCTTTAGAAGCGTCACAAAACGAGCTTTCTGTTATTAGAGAGAACGCAGTAGCAAGCCTTGGTGAAGAAGCGGCAGCCGTTTTTGATGCCCATTTGATGGTTCTTGCTGACCCAGAGATGGTCGGTCAGATTAAAGAAACGATTCGTGCGAAAAAGGTAAATGCTGAAAGTGGATTAGCAGAAGTTACCGATATGTTCATTGCTATTTTTGAAGGCATGGACGATAATCCATACATGCAAGAGCGTGCAGCAGATATTCGCGATGTCACAAAACGTGTCTTGGCTCATTTGTTGGGTGTTCGTTTGCCGAACCCTGCAGCAATTGCAGAAGAGTCAATCGTTATTGCACATGACTTGACACCTTCTGATACAGCACAATTAGATAAAAACTTTGTAAAAGCGTTTGTTACCAATATTGGTGGTCGTACAAGCCACTCAGCGATTATGGCGCGTACACTTGAAATTGCAGCTGTTCTTGGTACAAATAACATCACTGAAATTGTGAAAGATGGTGATATTCTTGCGGTAAATGGTATTACTGGTGAAGTGATTATCAACCCGTCAGAAGAACAAATCGCTACTTTCAAAGAAGCTGGTGAAGCCTATGCTAAGCAAAAGGCAGAATGGGCCTTATTGAAAGATGCTCAAACAGTAACAGCTGATGGGAAGCATTTTGAGCTTGCTGCCAACATCGGTACACCAAAAGACGTTGAAGGTGTGAATGACAACGGTGCAGAAGCCGTTGGCCTCTACCGTACAGAGTTCCTTTACATGGATTCACAAGACTTCCCAACAGAAGATGAGCAGTATGAAGCGTACAAGGCAGTTCTTGAGGGAATGAATGGCAAACCAGTTGTCGTTCGTACAATGGATATTGGTGGAGATAAGGAACTTCCTTATTTCGATCTTCCGCATGAAATGAACCCATTCCTTGGTTTCCGTGCCCTTCGTATTTCGATTTCTGAAACTGGAAATCAAATGTTCCGCACACAATTACGTGCTCTTCTTCGTTCGTCTGTTCATGGTCAATTGCGGATTATGTTCCCAATGGTAGCCCTGATTACAGAATTCCGTGCAGCAAAAGCAATCTATGAAGAAGAAAAAGCAAAATTGCTTGCAGAAGGTATTCCAGTTGCGGATGACATTCAAGTGGGAATCATGATTGAAATTCCAGCAGCAGCAATGCTAGCAGATCAATTCGCTAAAGAAGTTGATTTCTTCTCAATTGGTACAAATGATCTGATTCAATACACAATGGCTGCTGACCGTATGAACGAGCAAGTTTCATACTTGTATCAACCATACAACCCATCAATCCTTCGTTTGATTAACAATGTAATCAAAGCAGCACATGCAGAAGGCAAATGGGCTGGTATGTGTGGAGAAATGGCGGGAGACCAACAAGCAGTACCGCTTCTTGTAGGTATGGGCTTGGATGAGTTCTCAATGAGTGCAACTTCCGTCCTTCGTACACGTAGCTTGATGAAACAATTGGATACTGCGAAAATGCAAGAATATGCAAACCGTGCATTGACAGAATGCGCAACAGCAGAAGAAGTCCTAGCTTTGCAAAAAGAATACGTAAATTTTGATTAA
- a CDS encoding phosphocarrier protein HPr encodes MASKDFHIVAETGIHARPATLLVQTASKFASDITLNYKDKSVNLKSIMGVMSLGVGQGADVTITAEGADADDAIAAITETMDKEGLA; translated from the coding sequence ATGGCTTCAAAAGATTTCCACATTGTGGCAGAAACAGGTATCCACGCACGCCCAGCAACATTGCTCGTGCAAACAGCTAGCAAATTCGCTTCAGATATCACTTTGAACTACAAAGACAAATCAGTAAACCTTAAATCTATCATGGGTGTGATGAGTCTTGGTGTTGGTCAAGGTGCTGATGTGACAATCACAGCTGAAGGTGCTGATGCTGACGATGCAATCGCAGCAATCACTGAAACAATGGACAAGGAAGGTTTGGCATAA